Proteins encoded in a region of the Triticum dicoccoides isolate Atlit2015 ecotype Zavitan chromosome 3A, WEW_v2.0, whole genome shotgun sequence genome:
- the LOC119270533 gene encoding non-specific phospholipase C2-like — MAVPTPQRRLLAAAMALLLVLASSGAVARAGMSGPIKTVVVVVMENRSFDHMLGWMKRLNPAIDGVTGAEWNPANASDPSAGPRVYFGDGAQFVDPDPGHSYQEIRQQIFGSDDATGPPRMNGFVQQARSIGGGNMTDAVMNGFAPDSVAVYRELVAQFAVCDRWFASVPSSTQPNRLFVHSGTSGGATSNNPELLAKGYPQRTIFDNVHDAGLSFGIYFQDVPAVLFYRNLRKLKYILNFHPFHNAFRDHASRGSLPNYAVIEQHYMDSKDHPANDDHPSHDVYQGQMFVKEIYETLRASPQWNETLMVLTYDEHGGFFDHVPTPVDGVPSPDDIVGPPPYNFTFNRLGVRVPAILISPWIEKGTVMHGPNGSPTPTSQFEHSSIPATVKKLFNLPQDFLTKRDAWAGTFEGVVQTRTEPRTDCPEQLPTPTRIRQTEANEEAKLSSFQQEIVQLAAVLNGDHQLSSLQERIRERMNVREGTSYMRSAVRRFFEAGMSAKRMGLADDEQIVKMRPSLTTRMTSSPADQDDSP; from the exons ATGGCGGTTCCCACGCCGCAGCGCCGTCTCCTGGCGGCCGCCATGGCCCTGCTCCTCGTGCTCGCCTCGtccggcgcggtggcgcgcgcggggATGAGCGGGCCGATCaagacggtggtggtggtggtgatggagaaCCGGTCGTTCGACCACATGCTGGGGTGGATGAAGCGGCTGAACCCGGCGATCGACGGCGTGACGGGCGCCGAGTGGAACCCGGCCAACGCGTCGGACCCGTCGGCGGGGCCGCGGGTCTACTTCGGCGACGGCGCGCAGTTCGTGGACCCGGACCCGGGGCACTCGTACCAGGAGATCCGGCAGCAGATCTTCGGCTCCGACGACGCCACGGGACCGCCGCGGATGAACGGGTTCGTGCAGCAGGCGCGGTCCATCGGCGGGGGGAACATGACGGACGCCGTGATGAACGGGTTCGCGCCCGACAGCGTGGCCGTGTACCGGGAGCTGGTGGCGCAGTTCGCGGTGTGCGACCGGTGGTTCGCGTCCGTGCCGTCGTCCACCCAGCCCAACCGCCTCTTCGTCCACTCCGGCACCTCCGGCGGCGCCACCAGCAACAACCCAGA GTTGCTGGCCAAGGGGTACCCGCAGAGGACCATCTTCGACAACGTGCACGACGCGGGCCTCtccttcggcatctacttccaggacGTGCCGGCGGTGCTCTTCTACCGCAACCTCCGCAAGCTCAAGTACATCCTCAACTTCCACCCCTTCCACAACGCGTTCCGTGACCACGCTAGCCGCGGCTCCCTGCCCAACTACGCCGTCATCGAGCAGCACTACATGGACTCCAAGGACCACCCTGCCAACGACGATCACCCTTCGCACGACGTCTACCAGGGCCAGATGTTCGTCAAGGAGATCTACGAGACGCTCCGCGCCAGCCCCCAGTGGAACGAGACGCTCATGGTCCTCACCTACGACGAGCATGGCGGGTTCTTTGACCATGTGCCCACCCCTGTCGATGGTGTGCCGAGCCCCGACGACATCGTCGGCCCGCCCCCATACAACTTCACGTTCAACAGGTTGGGAGTGCGTGTCCCGGCCATCTTGATCTCTCCATGGATTGAGAAGGGAACAG TTATGCATGGGCCGAATGGAAGTCCAACCCCGACGTCACAATTCGAGCATTCTTCGATCCCCGCAACCGTGAAGAAACTGTTCAATCTGCCACAGGATTTCCTGACCAAAAGGGACGCATGGGCTGGGACCTTCGAAGGCGTCGTGCAAACCAGAACTGAACCGAGGACAGATTGTCCAG AGCAactcccgacgccgacgaggatccGGCAGACGGAGGCGAACGAGGAGGCGAAGCTGAGCTCGTTCCAGCAGGAGATCGTGCAGCTGGCGGCGGTGCTGAACGGCGACCACCAGCTAAGCAGCCTGCAGGAGAGGATCAGGGAGAGGATGAACGTGAGGGAAGGCACCTCCTACATGAGGAGCGCCGTGCGGCGCTTCTTCGAGGCTGGCATGTCTGCCAAGAGGATGGGCCTCGCCGACGACGAGCAGATCGTCAAGATGAGGCCCTCCCTTACCACCAGAATGACCTCCTCCCCTGCAGATCAAGATGATAGTCCGTAG
- the LOC119273519 gene encoding probable calcium-binding protein CML31 — protein MVARKSGELRALFLSLDRDADGRISAAELRECMRATLGEDVPAGEAEALVASADADGDGLLCEAEFLELAQQAAWAGDAAEEDDELRIRALREAFGMYEMEGQGCITPASLGRMLGRLGAERGAGECRAMICRFDLDGDGVLSFDEFKIMMS, from the coding sequence ATGGTTGCGAGGAAGTCGGGCGAGCTGAGGGCGCTGTTCTTGTCATTGGACCGGGACGCGGACGGCCGGATCTCGGCGGCGGAGCTGCGGGAGTGCATGCGGGCGACGCTCGGCGAGGACGTGCCGGCGGGGGAGGCCGAGGCGCTTGTGGCGTCCGCGGACGCTGACGGCGACGGGCTGCTGTGCGAGGCCGAGTTCCTCGAGCTAGCACAGCAGGCGGCCTGGGCGGGCGACGCGGCGGAGGAGGACGATGAGCTGAGGATCCGGGCGCTGAGGGAGGCGTTCGGGATGTACGAGATGGAGGGGCAGGGGTGCATCACGCCGGCCAGCCTTGGGCGGATGCTCGGCAGGCTCGGCGCCGAGCGGGGTGCCGGCGAGTGCCGCGCCATGATCTGCCGGTTCGACCTCGATGGCGACGGCGTGCTCAGCTTCGACGAGTTCAAGATCATGATGAGCTAG